Within the Populus trichocarpa isolate Nisqually-1 chromosome 14, P.trichocarpa_v4.1, whole genome shotgun sequence genome, the region CACTATCTATGAGTTGAGTTAAGTTGTTATCATATTGGATAAGTTTATCGGttttatgcttttaaaaaattgtatttcaaaagtttatttttctaaataagtttatattttattttattattataattatataaaaaagacattaaaagaTGTGGTTATTGGACAAGGTGGCATTGTGACCTATCTCATAAATTATGGagtaagataaaataaaatcttgttttgataatcaaacttttgattaatggttaattgttttttataattaaaaaaagaataaaattaaaagataaaagatcaAAGTTGAAAAGATAGGAAATAGGTGGCGATTTAAATGTTTACGTGAAAAGTTTAGTTTAATACTTAAGCTTTCcaatttctagattttttatccttatagttttgtaaaattcaattatggtccaaaactttattttcattattttttgaccCTGATCTGGCGAGAAGAGAGAGTCATTAAATTTCAGTGGAAGAGAAAGTAAAAACTTGATTGGCCCTGGATTTCAATGAAAGAGGGGGGGAAAACTCAGTTGGCGCTAATTtcaaccatgaaaaaagttaattttgatgATGTCAACgggttttatttgatataagaATTTTTACTGAAGTGTTCTTTGCCGGCCATCTTACCTAAGATAGTAGATTTGGGCTCAAGAATGATTTTTAGTTTCGGGttggtttttagtttttggtttttgaacaACTCCTTGTTAATTTAGATTCATGAAAAGGTTTATTTAGGTCTATAAGGTGTTGCTAGGTGTTTTGGGGtaaaaaatggttggaaaacatGTTATTTGTCAAGAAATTGCTATGTTGATTTTCTAGTCGTCTGAGGTGGCTGATAGGGAAAGCAAAATCAACGTGTCATGCTGTaaaccctaacaaaaaaaattaatggacgAGTGCGCACGTCTGTCCTTAATTTTGGTCCCAAAAGTAGGTCCATCAAGCCTAGACTTGTGGGCTTCTTTTTAAAggctctttttaattttttttaatcttcatttaaataaaatcaataaaattattatttttaaatcattaacaaataaaaatatttttttataagattatgtttggataattttctttatcatttagcttcttttataaaaaagtaaattttttttaatttgttttccatggaattattcttttttaataaccCGAGtaatgggttaacccgagtttatttggggttttttttgtttctttttaacctTGGTTGACTCAgggttttttcattgtttttttaattattttttttaatttcttccttcaacattaaattaaaaactaaccttcgtgtttttttttcttttctatgtgaTAATCTCATTTTCATGACTCGATTGCATGTTTGGTGAGTTTACCTAGATATACTTATGtctctttttttgtcttatttcaaattgaatgttttttttttcatttttatccttcaatatttacttaattgaaattaagcttcttaatttattttgattcgctttttatgaagttaacACGGTCTCATGATCCAAATCGCGGGTTATGTAGGCTAACCAAAGTTGATCCATATCTATTCACTATATcacaatttcaatattttttaaaattaaatattatccaatatatcattatctaattattttaaaagtttatcattaaatatacattttgagttcatgataaatttttttctataaaacacCTGAGcaatgtttttactttttttaacttaaaaaaaaaaaatcttacccaTGTTACAAGTCAACATCTAGTTTTCTTCTATAGTACCTCAATAAGATACTTGCGATTTACCTGtttttactccttttttttttgttttttgagctTTTAGCCAAAGTGactgtcttaaaaaaaaaattgctaacaAACATCCATGTTGCAGTAAAACCATTGAAAGGCATAGCCAGGACAGTTTTATCAGTAAGtttattaacaatttataaagCTTGGGCCTCCAGTATTGTACATGAGGATTCTTAAAATGATCAGCATTTTAGTAACAGTAATACAGTATTACAAGAAATAGATCGCACAGTAGAGAGCAAGAAAGTGATAATTAGCCTAACTACAAAGGTTGGGAATGCATGCCCCACCTTCTGGGTTCTGCTGTTCTTTCCATATCCGTCCTGTAACTCGCAGCTTTAACTCCTTCCTATCTCCTCCAGAGAAGAAAAGTGCCATGTTACGTTGTATAACAAGTCCATCATGGCTGTCCCTAACCTTCCTGTGGCTATCTCTTATACTCCGTGGCATGCCTTCCCAAATAAGTTTCCGACCATTTCCCCCAACCTCCAGGCTGTAGCTGTAATTCCGAGCTTCTGTCTCATCACCCATGAATCTGAGGAATGCCATATAAACAGGAGCCATCCCAAGCTGGAAAGCTTCAAAATGAAGGCAGAAATACTGGCCAAAACAGTGGAAAACCTAAagcaaaatgattaaaaacagAGTTCGGTAATTGCCAAAGTAAGAAAAAGTATCCTTAATATGAAGAATACTATGCTTTGCTATGCCACTTAATGAagcacatataaaaaatattgaccaTTTCTGAACTCAATCCATCTCTAATATGATATAAAAGAGTCCCATCTGCACTAGGACCAGTGAAGGCATCAACCAAAGAGAATGCAGGCAAAACATAAGCTCAAGATTACACAGCTGACTCACATACCGTCTacatttcaatttagtccacaCTAACACTTGTAATATTTCACTTACAtgaaattcaatatttatttggaAGGATGAGAGTTAGGCAGCATAGCCATCATTTATGATCTCTTTAATGAGAAGATCAAGGAGTGAAATAAGTTCTTCGTATAAATGGCACATGTGACTTCACTTGTTGCATGATCTATGTTTGGTTACTATGTCTTAACATGATCAAAAGAACCAAAATGAACCATGTCATGCCCTAAATTGATCAAACGAACCAGAAGAGAGAAGCATGTAATGCATCCAGGTATATATGTGAGTGAATAGTGATCAAAATTCAAGTAAACAAGATAGACATATTCTTACTGTTAACATCCATGTTGCATTTTCTACTTCACGAGGATTAGACTTGACATAGCGATGGTTGAAAGTACACCCAGAATGCATGTCCACTTTGTGATCATCCCTCAGATGAGTAACAAGGAATGGGATATCCCCAACAATAACACACTCTGATCCAGCATATGGACAGTTGTATGGCCTAAAATTGCACAAGTTCTCATGTTTTAGTTTACTGTAGTATGGAAAAATCTCTGGGCATCCAAGTGACATGTATTTGCAAGGTAGCTCGAGTGATTCAGCTACTTTTTCCAAAGCTAGACATCTAATGTCACCAAGCTCCTGTCTACAAGTGGGACACCGATTGTGTACTCGTGTTTTACAGGTTGAACAGAGTGTATGGCCATTGTGGCACTGCAGAAACAGCAATATGTAAACAAAAGCCAATGTCATCTAGGAAGCATAAGAAATTTTGGAAGCTAGCCCAAAGCAATAACAATAAAGGACAAAGATTGCTGCTTCCCACAATCAACAGCATTTATAAGTATAAGTTTTCCTCCATTGCATAGATACAGTAAGATAGTGTCTACTGTATACAGGTAAACCCCCATATCCAACTATAAAGAAGTCACCAGACAGTTCTCAACGGCCCAGTATCCAACTAAAATTCACACAGGCCTTTAGATTTCaaactttaatgtttttagcTGAAAAGCTCCCTGCTCACTGTAATCAACTGCCCCAACATATAAATGAAATCGAGGTCATCACACACATATGAATGGTCATAGGTTCTTAGAATCATGTGATGTGTCCATCTTTATTTAGTTCTTCAGGTTTCGAAAAGTGAAATTGCAATTCATTTTCAGAATCTTATACCACTATAGCTGCCCAGCACGTACTCTAGCACTCTATCCAATTCTCGCCGCCGCCATGTCCTTGCATCTGTATAAGCAGCGCCAAGCACAAGACCCAAACGATGGATCCCAGATGACTCTTCACGTTCGCTACAGAGGGTACATGCATTTGCTAAATCCTTTGGGACtatattaagataacaaaacCAGCAAAAACCTAAACTCTACAAAagtcaaaaaaccaaaaatcttccgggcccataaataaatatacCTCCAAAATTCACTTAGCTGCACAGGCGCCCAGCGACCTAAATCTCCACAATCCAACCAATTAAACCAACAGGCACAAATCCTAACAAAACCAAGTCCGCAATTTCCACGGTTCAACGGCCCTAGCTATGACCGATCAACAACAACATAACAAAAGGCACACCAAACCCGCATCAAgcattcaacaaattaaaaccccaaaaaggaaaaggaaaaacatgtgctaaaaaagaaagaaagaaagaaaagggggcAAACCTGATGAATAGGAGGGTACATAGAATTGGTACAAACAGGGCATTCAAGGAGCTCATGAACACTAGTGGAGTGAAAAGAAGAAGCCACAGTATtagtattgttattgttattattattggtggtggtggtggtggtgtgtgGCTTTGAAACAGAAGGGAAATGAtggagatggtggtggtggtggatctCATCCTCATCTGTTAAATCTGAGGATGGCACACATTCAATGCTATCCAATTCCATTCCTACACCACCAAAACAACAACTTTCCAATCAAATTTATAGCTGCTGCTTCAACTCTCTTCCGGGTATTTCCAATCCACCTCtccttatttattcaaagaaGAACACGACGAAGGAGATGTTGATTTATCAAATTAGAAACACAAGGAAGGAGAGGTTGAATTGAATCAGCAGTAAGATCTGTTCGTGTTAAATCAAAAGGGGGTGCTTTTCTTTATCGGTGAGAGAGGGGGGAAGTCACTGTCAAAATTGTAAGAGACATTAGATCAACATCAAACGGTTTCAGGCGAGAGAGGGAGCAAATGTCAGAAAAGGTTTTAGATAGGAGATTACATTAGCTGGGATAACAATGATAAGAGGTAACTATACTATGATTACTAGATTATATTATTccttctgtttttatttatttattttttttaacctcgCTGTTGTTGTTGGCGGTAGTTAATGGTGGAAAGCAAGTAGGCCAGGGGGTGGGGGGGCACATTATATTATACTGAGCAAAGGCAGTTCCAACATGGATGGCTTACATTAACATCAAAACACTggggaaaaacaaaacagattTCCTACAGCGCTTCACTGTCAGTGATTCAATTTAATACCAACAGCAGGAGTGGTTAGTGCGTTTATGTATCCTAGGTGCGTGTTATggtttatcatgtttttttttcaatttttattaaaataaataaattaatattttttattattttgatatactaatattaaaatataaaaaaaaactgaagaaattATGGGATTAGGAATTAAGaattacaatattttctttaagaaaccaaatatattttttttcctgaaaaaaggATGCGTGCACCTAGTTTGCAACAGTTTGgatattatttctaaatattgttataaaattttaatttaattttaatgtatttttcaattattatatagttgatgtgaaaataataatactaacaaTAAATTATccattaaaaatagattttttattctagttAAAAACCTTGTATTCATTAAGATAAACATgaaatgtattaataaaaaaaaattatcttaatggaaaaaatatttaaaacaactGTATTTTTAGGTTTAGTAATGCcaaaatattctcaaaaacctgactttttatgtttaaaaaacattattctccTGACAGTTATTAGCTCTGTTTGGTGTGtttgtttaaaaagaaaaaaaaatcgctGCATGCTTGCTTATTCACCACTTCTAGGGTCTCATATTTAGGGGacatcaatttcaacatttCTCAATTTCTCTTATGATGCCACGACATTAAAGAACATGTTatcatatatatacatttacCTTCAGAaacaatagaaataataattgagTTTGCACTGGTTACTCCTCCATTATTATAAcagaaccaaaaaaaagagagcattttttttatagtggcAGACCTGGTTATCTTGATTACACAGTGATGTCGTGTGACTGAGCAATGCTTGAAGGGGCAGGCCTGATCCATACAGTGGCTGTAATGAAATTCTCGTGTAAGAAAATATACATGGAACAGGATGAAATTCTAAGGTCGTCTGGGCCACTTTCCATTCAACTCAACTTAAATTCAATCCCTTCAAGCTTGCATGCTTGATGTTATCGAATGCTTCTCCTCTGTTCCTCCATATTATTGATGAGGACCTTCACTCCGATGTAtcttgactttgtttttttgtgagcACATCTCTTCTATCGGTTTTTTAATAGACACGGGTGGTGTAATTCCACAACCAGAGCCTAATTACAGGTGCACGGCCACCTTGATATGGCGGAGGGCATGCATTAGAGTGGGCAACGGCTAACAAAATAGTCGAGATTGTCCCCAAGTATTTAGATTTCATGGTTTAGCAGGTCCATCAAGACACCGCCATGCACCAAGAGTGGTAATATATTTGTGGTCTCTGAAACGTGGACAGATTGTCATCTATCCTCTGTCATCATGGTTAAAAAGATGATTTAGAATGATAATGGAGCGGGCTTGGTTTCAACGTTACTTCAAGAGGAAAGAGCCATTATGAGCAAAAAGAATCCAATTCTCCCCTTTGTCACCTTTTTGTCTGCCTCAATAAAGAATGTAGCCAACAAAAATAACGGTTTTGATTCTCCCTTGTTTCACAAGCAACCAAACATGATAACATACCAAAAACATCAGTTCAGTACCTTTTCGACCTAACAGCAATTCCAACCGCACTCCGAAAGACTAGTGTTGGggattttgattaatttctgAGATGAAGCACATTGCTTCTGATGTTAAACAACCTGTTCGTGCATGCTCAATTTTCCAGTTTAACCAAGCCATGAATCATTGCATGGCAAGACACGCCAGACACCTAATTCCTGCCATCTGAAACGCGTGCAATGTGCACAAACAGATATAGGATTGCCTATTGGCAACTACAAGTCTACAACAGAGTTCATATTCTGGGAAACTCATAGGTGTGAATAATCTCCAATGCTCCGATTCTTTATTTTTGTCCTGTGATTAAAATATCTCACaacaatgttgaaaatatatacaATCACAGAACTCTCCAATTAAAGCATGCAATTACAAGATTTCTTACAGAAGTACTCATCTTTCTCTGTTCTGGAAGGCCTGCCAGCATCGAGTAGATGCGCAACATCACGGAACGTGCAGAGCAGAATTCTTCTGCTTCAACAGAAAACTGAAACTGTTTGTC harbors:
- the LOC7486772 gene encoding E3 ubiquitin-protein ligase SINAT3 codes for the protein MELDSIECVPSSDLTDEDEIHHHHHLHHFPSVSKPHTTTTTTNNNNNNNTNTVASSFHSTSVHELLECPVCTNSMYPPIHQCHNGHTLCSTCKTRVHNRCPTCRQELGDIRCLALEKVAESLELPCKYMSLGCPEIFPYYSKLKHENLCNFRPYNCPYAGSECVIVGDIPFLVTHLRDDHKVDMHSGCTFNHRYVKSNPREVENATWMLTVFHCFGQYFCLHFEAFQLGMAPVYMAFLRFMGDETEARNYSYSLEVGGNGRKLIWEGMPRSIRDSHRKVRDSHDGLVIQRNMALFFSGGDRKELKLRVTGRIWKEQQNPEGGACIPNLCS